In Tachysurus fulvidraco isolate hzauxx_2018 chromosome 11, HZAU_PFXX_2.0, whole genome shotgun sequence, one DNA window encodes the following:
- the mipepa gene encoding mitochondrial intermediate peptidase, whose translation MLAPKAVFMSVLKHRVALKLWRRNVTTWSPVGAAFNAKAVRRLDLLQQNVGLFGVPELSCTEGFEVIQEKTLQETERLVEKACSTPPGRVTVETFDKLSDSLCRVADLADFIKVAHPDPQYREAAEKTCIQIGTTVEKLNTNVELCKSLKKLLDNEDVRAKLDPETRRVAELFLFDFEISGIHLDEKQRKEAVKLNVRLLDLNNQFLMGCHMPNRIDMKALPKHIIQQFTNEGKYVQIGGLHADAPDDLVREVAYRIFLYPNEEMMHTLEELLSCRYKLAKLVGYESYEHRALKGAMAKSPDTVMKFLQLLTDKLKDRTEKDFQMMRDMKSRFNPRNTDLMPWDHPYLSGVVRAERFNIEPSLYSPYFSLGACMEGLNSLFTQLFGVSLLAEQPSAGEVWSEDVRKLAVVHESEGLLGYIYCDFFYRPNKPHQDCHFTVRGGRRMDDGQYQLPVVVLMLNLPHPTKSTPTLLTPAMMENLFHEMGHAMHSMLARTHYQHVTGTRCATDFAEVPSILMEYFATDYRVINQFARHYQTGQPLPESMVSRLCESKKVCGAADTQLQVFYAALDQVYHGKPQKRSTTDTLIDVQQKYYGLPYVPNTAWQLRFSHLIGYGAKYYSYLMSRAVASMVWRQCFHKDPLNRETGERYRQEMLAHGGGKEPMLMVEGMLQKSPSIEDFVDALVSDLDPDFETFFMDSEG comes from the exons ATGTTAGCACCTAAAGCTGTGTTTATGAGCGTGTTAAAGCACAGAGTGGCTCTAAAGCTGTGGAGGAGAAACGTCACCACCTGGTCACCTGTTGGAGCTGCTTTCAACGCCAAAGCTGTCAGAAGACTGGATCTGCTTCAACAAAATGTG GGTTTGTTTGGCGTTCCAGAGTTGAGCTGCACAGAGGGATTTGAGGTGATCCAAGAGAAAACTCTGCAGGAGACCGAGCGACTGGTGGAGAAAGCCTGCAGCACACCGCCCGGCCGCGTGACCGTGGAGACCTTCGATAAACTCTCGGACAGTTTATGCAGAGTAGCTGATCTG gcagACTTTATCAAAGTGGCCCATCCTGACCCACAGTACAGAGAAGCAGCAGAGAAAACCTGCATACAGATCGGTACCACAGTGGAGAA GCTTAATACGAATGTCGAGTTGTGTAAGAGTTTAAAAAAGCTGCTGGATAACGAAGATGTGAGGGCCAAACTGGATCCAGAAACAAG GAGAGTAGCTGAGCTGTTCCTGTTTGACTTTGAGATCAGTGGGATTCACCTGGATGAAAAACAG AGGAAAGAAGCAGTCAAATTGAATGTTCGGCTGTTGGATCTTAATAATCAGTTTCTTATGGGATGCCACATGCCAAACCGAATAGACATGAAAGCTCTCCCTAAACACATCATCCAGCAATTTACTAATGAAGGGAAATACGTCCAGATTGGAGGACTGCACGCTGATGCACCTGATGATCTG GTACGGGAAGTTGCCTACAGGATTTTCCTGTACCCAAATGAAGAAATGATGCACACCCTTGAGGAACTGCTGTCTTGTAGATATAAACTGGCTAAGTTGGTCGGATATGAATCTTATGAACACAGGGCTTTAAAAGGAGCGATGGCCAAAAGCCCAG ACACTGTGATGAAATTCTTGCAGCTTTTGACAGACAAACTCAAAGACAG GACTGAAAAAGACTTTCAAATGATGAGAGACATGAAGTCCAGATTCAACCCCAGGAATACA GACCTTATGCCATGGGATCACCCTTATCTCAGTGGTGTTGTACGGGCCGAGAG GTTTAACATTGAGCCGAGCCTATACAGCCCATACTTCTCACTTGGAGCCTGTATGGAAGGTCTGAACAGCCTTTTTACACAGCTCTTTGGTGTGTCGCTTTTGGCTGAACAGCCTAGTGCAGGAGAAGTGTGGAGCGAGGATGTGCGCAAACTG GCAGTGGTACATGAATCTGAAGGATTGCTGGGATACATTTACTGTGACTTCTTCTATAGGCCAAACAAACCTCATCAG GACTGCCATTTTACAGTCCGTGGAGGTCGGCGGATGGACGATGGGCAGTACCAGTTGCCGGTGGTGGTGTTGATGCTGAACTTGCCTCATCCTACAAAGAGTACACCTACTCTTCTCACACCTGCCATGATGGAGAACCTCTTTCATGAAATGGGTCACGCCATGCACTCAATGCTTGCACGCACACACTACCAGCATGTGACCG GAACGAGGTGTGCCACTGATTTCGCTGAGGTGCCTTCTATTCTAATGGAGTACTTTGCCACTGATTACCGTGTGATCAACCAATTCGCTCGCCACTATCAGACAGGACAG CCTTTGCCTGAGAGCATGGTATCACGACTTTGTGAATCCAAGAAAGTCTGTGGTGCTGCTGATACACAACTTCAG GTTTTCTATGCAGCCTTGGACCAGGTTTATCATGGCAAACCCCAAAAACGGTCAACAACCGATACCTTGATAGACGTGCAACAGAAATACTACGGCTTACCTTATGTTCCAAACACA GCATGGCAGCTGAGATTCAGTCACCTCATTGGTTATGGGGCAAAGTACTACTCTTACCTGATGTCTCGAGCTGTAGCCTCCATGGTCTGGAGGCAGTGTTTCCATAAGGACCCCTTAAACAG GGAAACTGGAGAGCGCTACCGCCAAGAGATGTTGGCTCATGGGGGAGGGAAGGAGCCTATGCTGATGGTGGAAG GCATGTTGCAGAAAAGCCCATCCATCGAGGATTTTGTCGATGCCCTCGTCTCTGACCTGGACCCAGATTTTGAGACGTTCTTCATGGACTCAGAGGGATAA
- the tnfrsf19 gene encoding tumor necrosis factor receptor superfamily member 19 isoform X1, giving the protein MLDVNVHEDNFSMTLASRLNRFLLLKTLFLHLLLVAIMAEERRACSEQEYKDQFGNCIACRQCDAGQELSKECGFGYGEDAHCVPCKVSRFKEDQSSQKCKPCLDCANLNRFQKANCSSTRNAVCGECLSGFYRKTKLSGFQDMECIPCGDPPPPYEPHCIGRVNLVPIPSTVTSPRDMALAAVICSALATVLMALFILCIIYCKRQLLEKKPASLRSQDGSLIGAELSYLDRRQALDFSQRSCCYCQHIPEQTCAGPVHLLPSVCCEDTCGQRLGRDNSPFQSQSSLNERLVRQSAWNSQCDFEQAAEPLPVEFSEELPLMEKAVDRTHLRLQPTNSSNSSSEEDMDELSSTKLSSELLQDGSCLVEQHLSTVEE; this is encoded by the exons ATGTTGGATGTTAATGTACATGAGGATAACTTCAGCATGACTCTGGCATCAAGACTCAACCGCTTTCTTCTTCTGAAGACACTTTTCCTGCACTTATTACTA GTTGCCATAATGGCAGAGGAAAGAAGAGCATGCAGCGAGCAGGAATACAAGGATCAGTTCGGGAACTGCATTGCCTGCAGGCAGTGTGATGCAGGACAAGAATTATCAAAG GAATGTGGCTTCGGCTATGGAGAGGATGCCCATTGTGTGCCCTGCAAGGTTAGCCGCTTCAAAGAGGACCAAAGTTCGCAGAAGTGTAAACCATGCCTTGACTGTGCCAACCTCAACCGATTTCAGAAAGCCAACTGTTCCAGCACCAGGAACGCTGTGTGTGGTGAATGCCTGTCTGG GTTTTACAGGAAAACAAAGCTAAGTGGATTTCAAGACATGGAGTGTATCCCGTGTGGAGATCCACCACCCCCTTATGAGCCACATT GCATTGGACGTGTGAATCTGGTGCCCATCCCTTCAACAGTGACGAGCCCCAGAGACATGGCACTGGCTGCAGTCATCTGCAGCGCTCTGGCCACTGTCCTCATGGCTCTGTTTATCCTTTGCATCATCTACTGCAAGAGACAGCTTCTGGAAAAAAAGCCCG CATCGCTCAGATCTCAGGATGGTTCCTTGATTGGAGCTGAGTTGTCGTATTTGGATCGACGACAAGCACTGGACTTTTCCCAGCGGTCCTGCTGCTACTGTCAGCACATCCCTGAGCAAACGTGTG CAGGTCCTGTGCATCTGCTTCCCTCCGTGTGCTGTGAAGACACATGTGGCCAGAGACTTGGCCGAGACAACAGTCCCTTTCAGTCACAAAGCAGTCTGAACGAGAG ACTTGTACGGCAGTCAGCATGGAACAGCCAGTGTGATTTCGAACAAGCTGCTGAACCTCTTCCTGTGGAGTTCTCAGAGGAATTACCACTCATGGAGAAGGCAGTGGACAGGACTCATCTCAGGCTACAGCCCACAAATAGCAGCAACTCTTCCTCTGAGGAAGATATGGACGAACTAAGCTCCACTAAGCTCTCTTCCGAGCTTTTACAGGATGGCAGCTGTTTGGTAGAGCAACATCTGTCTACAGTGGAAG AGTGA
- the tnfrsf19 gene encoding tumor necrosis factor receptor superfamily member 19 isoform X2, translating into MLDVNVHEDNFSMTLASRLNRFLLLKTLFLHLLLVAIMAEERRACSEQEYKDQFGNCIACRQCDAGQELSKECGFGYGEDAHCVPCKVSRFKEDQSSQKCKPCLDCANLNRFQKANCSSTRNAVCGECLSGFYRKTKLSGFQDMECIPCGDPPPPYEPHCIGRVNLVPIPSTVTSPRDMALAAVICSALATVLMALFILCIIYCKRQLLEKKPASLRSQDGSLIGAELSYLDRRQALDFSQRSCCYCQHIPEQTCGPVHLLPSVCCEDTCGQRLGRDNSPFQSQSSLNERLVRQSAWNSQCDFEQAAEPLPVEFSEELPLMEKAVDRTHLRLQPTNSSNSSSEEDMDELSSTKLSSELLQDGSCLVEQHLSTVEE; encoded by the exons ATGTTGGATGTTAATGTACATGAGGATAACTTCAGCATGACTCTGGCATCAAGACTCAACCGCTTTCTTCTTCTGAAGACACTTTTCCTGCACTTATTACTA GTTGCCATAATGGCAGAGGAAAGAAGAGCATGCAGCGAGCAGGAATACAAGGATCAGTTCGGGAACTGCATTGCCTGCAGGCAGTGTGATGCAGGACAAGAATTATCAAAG GAATGTGGCTTCGGCTATGGAGAGGATGCCCATTGTGTGCCCTGCAAGGTTAGCCGCTTCAAAGAGGACCAAAGTTCGCAGAAGTGTAAACCATGCCTTGACTGTGCCAACCTCAACCGATTTCAGAAAGCCAACTGTTCCAGCACCAGGAACGCTGTGTGTGGTGAATGCCTGTCTGG GTTTTACAGGAAAACAAAGCTAAGTGGATTTCAAGACATGGAGTGTATCCCGTGTGGAGATCCACCACCCCCTTATGAGCCACATT GCATTGGACGTGTGAATCTGGTGCCCATCCCTTCAACAGTGACGAGCCCCAGAGACATGGCACTGGCTGCAGTCATCTGCAGCGCTCTGGCCACTGTCCTCATGGCTCTGTTTATCCTTTGCATCATCTACTGCAAGAGACAGCTTCTGGAAAAAAAGCCCG CATCGCTCAGATCTCAGGATGGTTCCTTGATTGGAGCTGAGTTGTCGTATTTGGATCGACGACAAGCACTGGACTTTTCCCAGCGGTCCTGCTGCTACTGTCAGCACATCCCTGAGCAAACGTGTG GTCCTGTGCATCTGCTTCCCTCCGTGTGCTGTGAAGACACATGTGGCCAGAGACTTGGCCGAGACAACAGTCCCTTTCAGTCACAAAGCAGTCTGAACGAGAG ACTTGTACGGCAGTCAGCATGGAACAGCCAGTGTGATTTCGAACAAGCTGCTGAACCTCTTCCTGTGGAGTTCTCAGAGGAATTACCACTCATGGAGAAGGCAGTGGACAGGACTCATCTCAGGCTACAGCCCACAAATAGCAGCAACTCTTCCTCTGAGGAAGATATGGACGAACTAAGCTCCACTAAGCTCTCTTCCGAGCTTTTACAGGATGGCAGCTGTTTGGTAGAGCAACATCTGTCTACAGTGGAAG AGTGA